Proteins encoded in a region of the Quercus lobata isolate SW786 chromosome 8, ValleyOak3.0 Primary Assembly, whole genome shotgun sequence genome:
- the LOC115956319 gene encoding NAD-dependent protein deacetylase HST1-like, with protein MALKVKNDDNDESSEDEDTKFNSYITRQFKKFIKDANVKASDKDRKQSRFFQFKSQDKGKREFKDVDQRNNVPTAPNKALAATLSDTKLEVDSDDSDQDGIVTTFIATIESPEEAVELIDEEEELMESKFEKMDEQDDIHTTYSKLYKVFEKHEKFYRALRFENNFLAKNTKKLDAELFQARLGGFVESPSPPPEASEDDDESDDDDDDEVGDVSSFNDDEMFT; from the exons ATGGCTTTGAAGGTTAAGAATGATGATAACGATGAGTCGTCTGAAGATGAGGATACTAAGTTCAATTCATATATCACcagacaattcaagaagttcatcaaGGATGCGAACGTCAAAGCAAGTGACAAGGATCGCAAACAGTCTAGATTCTTTCAATTCAAGTCCCAAGACAAAGGCAAGAGAGAATTCAAGGATGTTGATCAAAGGAACAATGTTCCTACTGCGCCAAA CAAAGCCCTAGCTGCCACATTGAGTGATACAAAACTAGAAGTAGATTCTGATGATAGTGATCAAGATGGGATAGTGACTACTTTCATTGCTACTATTGAGTCCCCTGAGGAAGCAGTAGAACTGATTGATGAGGAAGAAGAGCTGATGGAATcaaagtttgagaagatggatgaacaagatgacatccacactaCCTACTCTAAATTGTACAAGGTCTTCGAGAAGCATGAGAAGTTTTACAG AGCACTGAGGTTTGAAAACAACTTTCTTGCTAAAAATACCAAGAAACTGGATGCTGAACTGTTTCAG GCTCGCCTTGGTGGCTTTGTGGAGTCTCCCTCCCCTCCTCCCGAGGCATCCGAGGATGATGATGAATCcgacgacgatgatgatgatgaggttGGAGATGTTAGCTCTTTCAACGATGACGAGATGTTTACTTGA